A region from the Tahibacter amnicola genome encodes:
- a CDS encoding flagellar motor protein MotA — protein sequence MTRPYRSLLWMIGFLAAIAALVALIAPRLVDAFQANPFFNGIILLTLACGIAVNLRQVLMLNRDIDWMEHFRRANPERPVPGKPRLLVPMARMLAGRERGKLALTPTSMRTVLDGVYLRLEESRDLSRYLIGLAIFLGLLGTFWGLLATIRSVSDIIGSLDVGSDAAAMFTALKANLREPLAGMSTSFSTSLFGLASSLIVGFLDLQAGHAQNRFYNELEEWLSSLTRLSGGTAVGVEGDTSVPAYVQALLEQTADGLERMHRALVENDRERRASNEHLGELSGQLAKLTEFLARDARERHASLEVQEELRTVLKSLAAQSQGGQSLSDDLRSEFRLLSRTIAAAMDTQRRPAPADRGY from the coding sequence ATGACCCGACCGTACCGCAGCCTCCTCTGGATGATCGGCTTCCTTGCCGCCATCGCCGCCCTTGTCGCCCTGATTGCGCCGCGCCTGGTGGATGCGTTCCAGGCCAACCCGTTCTTCAACGGCATCATCCTGCTGACCCTGGCCTGCGGCATCGCGGTCAACCTGCGCCAGGTGCTGATGCTCAATCGCGACATCGACTGGATGGAGCATTTCCGCCGTGCGAACCCCGAGCGGCCGGTACCGGGCAAGCCGCGCCTGCTGGTGCCGATGGCGCGGATGCTGGCCGGCCGCGAGCGCGGCAAGCTGGCGCTGACGCCTACCTCCATGCGCACGGTGCTCGACGGCGTCTATCTTCGGCTGGAGGAATCGCGCGACCTGTCGCGCTACCTGATCGGCCTGGCCATCTTCCTGGGCCTGCTCGGAACGTTCTGGGGCCTGCTGGCGACCATCCGTTCGGTCTCCGACATCATCGGCTCGCTGGACGTGGGCAGCGACGCGGCCGCCATGTTCACTGCGCTCAAGGCCAATCTGCGCGAACCGCTCGCGGGCATGTCAACCTCCTTCTCCACGTCCTTGTTCGGCCTGGCCAGTTCGCTCATCGTCGGTTTTCTCGACCTGCAGGCAGGTCACGCGCAGAACCGCTTCTACAACGAACTGGAGGAATGGCTGTCCAGTCTCACCCGCCTTTCCGGTGGAACCGCCGTCGGCGTCGAAGGCGACACATCGGTGCCTGCCTACGTGCAGGCCCTGCTCGAGCAGACGGCCGACGGCCTGGAGCGGATGCATCGCGCCCTGGTCGAAAACGACCGCGAGCGCCGCGCCTCGAACGAGCACCTGGGCGAATTGAGCGGACAGCTGGCCAAGCTCACCGAATTCCTCGCGCGCGATGCGCGCGAGCGGCACGCCAGCCTTGAAGTGCAGGAGGAACTGCGCACGGTGCTCAAGTCGCTGGCAGCCCAGTCCCAGGGCGGACAGTCGCTCTCCGACGATCTACGTTCGGAGTTCCGCCTGCTGTCGCGCACGATCGCAGCCGCGATGGACACGCAGCGTCGTCCCGCTCCCGCTGACCGCGGTTACTGA
- a CDS encoding TatD family hydrolase codes for MQLIDIGANLTHSSFQHDLDAVVERARAHGVCRMVITGASREGSPAALELARKFPGLMAATAGIHPHHASEFDAETDDLLRELVAAPEVRAVGETGLDYHRDLSPRPTQLFAFERQLEIALDCGKPLFLHQRDAHADFISLLKPVRDRLGAVVVHCFTGTREELFDYLDLDCHIGITGWICDERRGTHLREIVGNIPANRLMIETDSPYLLPRNLKPMPSHRRNEPMFLGHICAELARDRGESLEATAAATTATAMQFFGLD; via the coding sequence ATGCAGTTGATCGACATCGGCGCAAACCTGACCCATTCCTCGTTCCAGCATGATCTGGACGCCGTCGTCGAGCGGGCCCGCGCACACGGTGTCTGCCGGATGGTCATTACCGGTGCCAGCCGCGAGGGTAGCCCGGCCGCACTGGAGCTCGCCCGGAAGTTTCCTGGCCTGATGGCCGCGACGGCCGGCATCCATCCGCATCACGCCTCCGAATTCGACGCGGAAACGGACGATTTGCTGCGCGAACTCGTCGCAGCCCCCGAGGTGCGCGCCGTCGGCGAAACGGGGCTTGATTACCACCGCGATCTGTCGCCACGCCCGACCCAGCTCTTCGCCTTCGAGCGCCAGCTGGAAATCGCCCTGGACTGCGGCAAGCCCCTGTTCCTGCACCAGCGCGACGCGCACGCGGATTTCATCTCCCTGCTCAAACCCGTCCGCGATCGCCTTGGCGCCGTGGTCGTGCACTGTTTCACCGGAACGCGCGAGGAGTTGTTCGACTACCTGGACCTGGACTGCCACATCGGCATCACCGGGTGGATCTGTGACGAACGCCGCGGCACGCACCTGCGCGAAATCGTCGGCAATATCCCGGCAAACCGGCTGATGATCGAGACGGACAGCCCCTACCTGCTGCCACGCAACCTGAAACCCATGCCCAGCCACCGGCGCAACGAGCCGATGTTCCTGGGGCATATCTGCGCGGAGCTCGCGCGGGACCGCGGCGAGTCCCTCGAAGCGACCGCCGCCGCCACGACCGCGACGGCGATGCAGTTCTTCGGGCTGGACTGA
- a CDS encoding GNAT family N-acetyltransferase, with protein MTDAFEITTDPARVDRDVVFRYLSGHSTWARGISRAVVERSLDHSLCFSGYVGSTQVAFARVISDYATFANLVDVFVLPDRRGQGYSKRMMEAVLAHPQLQGLRRFTLATWDAHSLYARYGFTSPSRPESLMERYFPDIYANAATP; from the coding sequence ATGACCGACGCATTCGAGATCACCACCGACCCGGCACGCGTGGACCGCGACGTCGTCTTCCGCTACCTCTCCGGACATTCGACCTGGGCACGGGGCATATCCCGCGCCGTGGTGGAACGGTCGCTCGATCATTCCCTGTGTTTCAGCGGCTACGTCGGATCCACGCAGGTGGCCTTCGCCCGCGTCATCTCGGACTACGCCACCTTCGCGAACCTGGTCGATGTCTTCGTGCTCCCCGATCGCCGCGGACAGGGCTACAGCAAGCGGATGATGGAAGCGGTGCTGGCGCATCCGCAGTTGCAGGGGTTGCGACGTTTCACCCTGGCGACCTGGGACGCGCACTCGTTGTATGCGCGCTACGGCTTTACCAGCCCGAGCCGGCCCGAGTCGCTGATGGAGCGGTATTTTCCGGACATCTACGCGAACGCCGCTACGCCATGA
- a CDS encoding GNAT family N-acetyltransferase, producing the protein MSSDSVSIIPQTGDYVRAAGELIVAIQRDEFGFAMSIDNQPDLVDVDGYYRLGKGNFWIALSEGRVIGTIALKDIGNGQGALRKMFVHPDFRGAAAGVAQRLLQVLLDWCQVQGFQTVFLGTTERFQAAHRFYERNGFVPVAQEDLPAAFPLMGVDTRFYVRRLGARSSAQ; encoded by the coding sequence ATGAGCAGCGACTCCGTCTCGATCATTCCGCAGACTGGGGATTACGTCCGCGCCGCCGGCGAGCTGATTGTCGCCATCCAGCGCGATGAGTTCGGCTTCGCGATGAGCATCGACAACCAGCCTGATCTGGTCGACGTCGATGGCTACTACCGTTTGGGCAAGGGAAATTTCTGGATTGCTCTCTCGGAAGGACGTGTCATTGGCACGATCGCGCTCAAGGACATCGGCAATGGCCAGGGCGCCTTGCGCAAGATGTTCGTGCATCCGGATTTCCGCGGTGCCGCGGCCGGCGTCGCGCAGCGCCTGCTGCAGGTGCTGCTGGATTGGTGCCAGGTGCAGGGTTTCCAGACGGTCTTCCTTGGCACCACGGAGCGCTTCCAGGCTGCACACCGGTTCTACGAACGCAACGGCTTCGTGCCGGTGGCGCAGGAAGACCTCCCGGCCGCGTTTCCGCTGATGGGCGTCGATACACGGTTCTATGTCCGGCGGCTTGGGGCAAGGTCTTCCGCTCAATAG
- the hrpB gene encoding ATP-dependent helicase HrpB, whose protein sequence is MTQPAPVAFPIHEILPDIRRALAEGTRLVLEAPPGAGKTTQVPLALLSAEWLAGRKIIVLEPRRIAARAAAEFMARQLGEEVGQTVGYRIRFEACVSATTRIEVVTEGILTRLIQSDPELPDIGAILFDEFHERHLQGDLGAALALDVQGTLRPDLRLVIMSATLDGERIARWLEAPRLTSAGRSFPVRIEYPPARSNEDPFTHLRRTAEQALQETDGDILVFLPGKREIDRARNLLESVVDASVTVQPLHGELSLADQRAALAPAAAGQRRIVLATNVAESSVTLPGIRAVIDAGQAREPRFDPNSGFTRLQTVAIAQASADQRAGRAGRVAPGIAYRLWPQSQRLEAARRPEMDQVELSGLALELAAWGADALPWLDAPPAGALGQARQLLSLLGALDDAGRITALGRQMLALGAQPRLSAAALRAPDASRALVADLLAAIDARSPLRGEGARSDDFRGRIAALHAWRRGDRGAEGIDRGAIAAIDQASTGWRRRLRCDRPAREIPDSHAIGDLLLHAFPDRVARQDASNPLRYALANGRGARLHENTALYGEPWLVALDLRFEEKDSLVLAAAPFDPRLLERDYPERFVTQRAVRWNDARRGVEAFEERRFAALVLERRSVPAKPEDAVPALIAAIRDQGLDCLPWSDNARELRRRAESLRAWCPELEMPDLSDATLLASLETWLAPYLSGKSRLDALRTDDLSEALAALFDYEQRRTLDAQAPVAIRVPSGNERRLEYVPGQAPVLAVKLQELFGLADTPRVAQGRIPVTLHLLSPAQRPIQVTQDLKGFWERTYPEVKKELKGRYPKHPWPDDPWTATPTARAKPRGT, encoded by the coding sequence ATGACCCAGCCCGCTCCCGTCGCATTCCCCATCCACGAAATCCTCCCCGATATCCGGCGCGCCCTCGCTGAAGGCACGCGCCTGGTACTGGAAGCGCCACCGGGCGCGGGCAAGACGACGCAGGTACCGCTGGCGTTGCTGTCCGCTGAATGGTTGGCCGGGCGCAAGATCATCGTGCTGGAGCCGCGTCGCATCGCGGCGCGGGCGGCCGCCGAGTTCATGGCGCGGCAGCTGGGCGAAGAGGTGGGGCAGACGGTCGGTTATCGCATCCGGTTCGAGGCCTGCGTGAGTGCGACGACGCGGATCGAGGTGGTGACCGAGGGCATTCTGACGCGACTGATCCAGTCGGATCCGGAATTGCCGGACATTGGTGCAATCCTGTTCGACGAATTCCACGAGCGCCATCTGCAGGGGGATCTGGGGGCGGCGCTGGCGCTGGACGTGCAGGGCACGCTGCGGCCGGATCTGCGGCTGGTGATCATGTCCGCGACGCTCGACGGCGAGCGGATTGCGCGGTGGCTGGAGGCGCCGCGGCTGACCAGCGCGGGGCGCAGCTTCCCGGTGCGCATCGAGTATCCGCCCGCGCGTTCCAACGAAGACCCATTCACGCACCTGCGACGAACAGCGGAGCAGGCGCTGCAGGAAACCGATGGCGACATCCTCGTGTTCCTGCCGGGCAAGCGTGAAATCGATCGTGCGCGCAACCTGCTCGAGTCGGTCGTGGATGCGTCGGTCACGGTGCAGCCGCTGCACGGCGAATTGTCGCTGGCGGACCAGCGCGCCGCACTCGCGCCCGCGGCGGCCGGGCAGCGTCGCATCGTGCTGGCCACGAACGTGGCGGAATCCAGCGTCACGCTACCGGGTATCCGTGCGGTAATCGATGCCGGGCAGGCACGCGAGCCGCGCTTTGATCCGAACTCCGGTTTCACCCGACTCCAGACCGTGGCGATCGCCCAGGCCTCGGCTGACCAGCGCGCCGGTCGCGCCGGCCGCGTTGCGCCCGGCATCGCTTACCGGTTGTGGCCACAGAGCCAGCGCCTGGAAGCAGCGCGCCGGCCGGAAATGGACCAGGTGGAATTGTCGGGCCTTGCGCTGGAGCTGGCAGCCTGGGGCGCGGATGCGCTGCCCTGGCTCGATGCGCCGCCCGCTGGCGCATTGGGCCAGGCGCGACAGCTGCTGTCATTGCTGGGCGCGCTGGATGATGCCGGCCGCATTACGGCACTGGGTCGCCAGATGCTGGCGCTGGGCGCCCAGCCACGCTTGTCCGCCGCGGCGTTGCGCGCGCCGGACGCGTCACGTGCGCTGGTGGCCGACCTCCTGGCGGCGATCGATGCACGCTCGCCGCTGCGTGGCGAGGGCGCCCGCAGTGACGATTTCCGTGGGCGCATCGCGGCGCTGCACGCGTGGCGTCGCGGCGACCGCGGCGCGGAAGGCATCGACCGGGGCGCGATTGCGGCCATCGACCAGGCGAGCACCGGATGGCGGCGGCGCCTGCGCTGCGATCGACCGGCGCGGGAAATCCCCGATTCCCACGCCATCGGCGATCTGCTGTTGCACGCCTTCCCCGATCGTGTCGCACGCCAGGACGCCAGCAATCCCCTGCGTTACGCGCTGGCGAACGGGCGCGGCGCGCGCCTGCACGAGAACACGGCGCTGTACGGCGAACCGTGGCTGGTCGCGCTCGATCTGCGGTTCGAGGAGAAAGACAGCCTGGTCCTCGCGGCGGCGCCGTTCGATCCGCGCCTGCTGGAACGCGATTATCCCGAACGGTTCGTCACGCAGCGCGCGGTGCGGTGGAATGATGCGCGCCGTGGTGTCGAGGCATTTGAAGAACGCCGTTTCGCCGCGCTGGTACTGGAACGGCGAAGCGTGCCGGCGAAGCCGGAGGATGCCGTGCCTGCCCTGATTGCCGCGATTCGCGACCAGGGCCTGGACTGCCTGCCCTGGAGCGACAACGCCCGTGAACTGCGCCGTCGCGCCGAATCGCTGCGTGCCTGGTGTCCGGAACTGGAAATGCCGGACCTTTCCGACGCTACCCTCCTGGCCAGCCTGGAAACGTGGCTGGCCCCGTATCTTTCCGGCAAGTCGCGCCTGGACGCCCTGCGCACGGACGATCTTTCCGAGGCGCTGGCTGCCTTGTTCGACTACGAACAGCGCCGCACGCTCGACGCGCAGGCGCCCGTGGCCATCCGCGTTCCCAGTGGCAATGAGCGTCGGCTGGAATATGTGCCCGGCCAGGCCCCCGTACTTGCGGTGAAACTGCAGGAATTGTTCGGGCTGGCCGACACGCCGCGCGTGGCGCAGGGGCGCATCCCGGTCACCCTGCACCTGTTGTCGCCGGCGCAGCGACCCATCCAGGTCACCCAGGATCTCAAGGGCTTCTGGGAGCGCACCTATCCCGAAGTGAAAAAAGAGCTAAAGGGGCGTTATCCAAAACATCCCTGGCCCGATGACCCCTGGACCGCCACCCCGACAGCCCGCGCCAAGCCCCGCGGAACCTGA